The proteins below are encoded in one region of Penicillium psychrofluorescens genome assembly, chromosome: 4:
- a CDS encoding uncharacterized protein (ID:PFLUO_005843-T1.cds;~source:funannotate): MLFSTAIARPLQLLTRMMQWTSSVIAMSLTAFLLHRGPKGQHLIYQVVIAVLSVVFFLPALVSPFLPTTLGMFVLAIDIIFSYLWLTAFIFAAQDYSTQACYFRAPPGLGCSRKKANEAFIFLAFIFTFIGAILEVAALWAYKKENLQQPPHEKNGGPARPPMDARVSNPAPAGTV, encoded by the exons ATGCTCTTCTCAACTGCTATCGCGCGGCCCCTGCAGCTGCTCACTCGCATGATGCAGTGGACCAGTTCTGTTATCGCCATGAGTCTGACGGCGTTTCTCCTCCATCGTGGTCCCAAGGGCCAGCATCTGatctaccaggtagtcaTT GCTGTGCTAtccgtcgtcttcttcctgccgGCTTTGGTCTCGCCTTTCTTGCCCACTACGCTGGGCATGTTTGTGCTGGCCATCGATATAATCTTCTCATATCT GTGGTTGACTGCCTTCATCTTTGCCGCTCAAGACTATAGCACGCAGGCGTGCTACTTCCGCGCCCCGCCCGGACTAGGTTGTTCGCGCAAGAAGGCAAACGAGGCCTTTATATTCCTTGCTTT CATCTTTACATTCATCGGCGCGATCCTTGAGGTTGCCGCGCTCTGGGCTTACAAGAAGGAGAACTTGCAGCAGCCGCCCCACGAGAAGAACGGCGGTCCTGCTCGTCCGCCTATGGATGCGCGTGTTTCTAACCCGGCACCTGCGGGCACCGTCTAA